A genomic stretch from Cryomorphaceae bacterium 1068 includes:
- a CDS encoding polysaccharide biosynthesis/export family protein, producing the protein MKKLRRFLPIVFIGFFLASCISNKRIVYVQDYSENKPYNYLADTTFASEPVDYKLQTGDILYVRSDHPVLSKSFGQIDQFYMDDTRIVQSLPVLAGFTIDENGQIDLPLVGLINVGGMTMLEAETAVKEGASAVFSDPSIKVFMLNYFVTVLGEVNRPGRYPVYNHRLNIFEAMGLAGDATDFASRETVKVIRSRDGKNHLYSVDLTDQNILASDKFYLKPNDILMVKPQKRKKYATRDVQNLFNAISATVSVLTLYLLITDN; encoded by the coding sequence ATGAAGAAGTTAAGAAGATTTCTACCAATAGTATTTATTGGTTTTTTCCTCGCCTCTTGTATCTCAAACAAGCGTATTGTCTACGTACAGGATTATTCCGAGAATAAGCCGTATAATTATTTGGCTGACACCACTTTTGCAAGCGAACCTGTAGACTACAAGCTTCAAACAGGTGATATCTTGTATGTCAGATCTGATCACCCAGTCTTGTCCAAGTCATTCGGTCAAATTGACCAATTCTATATGGACGATACAAGGATTGTACAGAGCCTACCCGTTTTGGCCGGTTTTACCATTGATGAGAATGGTCAGATTGATCTTCCCTTGGTTGGACTGATCAACGTAGGCGGAATGACGATGCTTGAAGCAGAAACCGCCGTAAAAGAGGGTGCCTCTGCTGTATTCTCTGACCCTTCAATCAAAGTTTTCATGCTCAATTATTTTGTCACTGTATTGGGTGAGGTCAATAGGCCCGGGCGCTACCCCGTCTATAACCACAGGCTCAACATCTTTGAAGCTATGGGTCTGGCGGGTGATGCAACGGACTTTGCCAGCAGGGAAACCGTAAAAGTAATCCGATCTCGTGATGGTAAGAACCACCTTTATTCAGTTGACCTAACCGACCAAAATATCTTGGCTTCAGATAAATTCTATTTAAAGCCGAATGACATCCTGATGGTGAAGCCTCAGAAGCGCAAGAAATATGCGACCAGAGATGTGCAGAACTTATTCAACGCTATTTCTGCTACAGTTAGCGTACTTACCCTTTACTTATTAATTACAGATAACTAA
- a CDS encoding SLC13 family permease, which produces MEFSAQALVVAFSILFLIIVLYRELIRPGIAFMIVTVVLLLFGVISPKEALSGFANEQLAVIVMLMVVSNTMRKTNLLDRAFQSFFKPTDGRGLFMTKMTGSVGVASALLNNTPLVAMMMPYVYSWSEQKKLAASQFLIPLSYASILGGCVTLIGTSTNLIVNGLAIEYGEQSLGIFDFAILGIPALFIGGFYLFAFSKALLPNNRSATEESAAREYFVETHVQPGSKLIGKSIQGASLRSLKGLFLVEIRRKKKDITPVPPDMILEKGDKLFFAGDPAGVAELTSPSLGLSLPQECQLPKESQSRVIELVIAPQSNLIGEIVKNTDFRNRYNGAIMGIHRGEERLKGKIGDVELRGGDVLLVLSGNGFIKRVEASQNFYILSQVKEVHNLSWWKTLVIIGGLLLAILLAATNVVPLFISLVALITVCILLNLIKTREIKENADMNLIVIIALGLALGKGMINSGLADLLANSGLNLLKPFGGYGLIAGIFVVTNLLSAFMTSKAAVAIVLPVALTIAHDMGMPIEPFILVVAFGGAANFITPIGYQTNLMVYTPGGYTFNDYFRFGLPLTIICLLICTLVLNSYYNLN; this is translated from the coding sequence ATGGAATTTTCTGCTCAAGCTTTAGTTGTAGCTTTCTCAATCTTGTTCTTGATCATAGTGCTATACCGTGAGCTCATCAGGCCAGGTATCGCGTTCATGATCGTGACGGTTGTGCTATTGTTGTTTGGTGTAATTTCTCCAAAAGAGGCATTAAGCGGATTTGCAAATGAGCAGCTGGCCGTAATAGTTATGCTCATGGTTGTGAGCAATACCATGCGCAAAACCAATCTTCTGGATAGAGCTTTTCAGAGTTTCTTCAAACCTACCGACGGGAGAGGGCTATTTATGACCAAAATGACAGGAAGCGTTGGTGTGGCTTCGGCTTTGCTCAACAATACTCCACTTGTGGCCATGATGATGCCCTATGTGTATTCTTGGTCTGAACAGAAAAAATTAGCCGCATCTCAATTTTTGATACCGCTCTCTTATGCTTCCATTCTCGGGGGCTGTGTAACACTTATTGGTACCTCCACAAACCTTATTGTAAACGGATTAGCGATCGAGTATGGGGAGCAGAGTTTAGGAATTTTCGACTTTGCTATTCTCGGTATCCCTGCATTGTTCATCGGGGGATTTTATCTATTTGCTTTTTCTAAAGCACTGCTTCCGAATAATCGCTCTGCTACTGAAGAATCTGCTGCGCGAGAGTACTTTGTTGAAACTCATGTACAACCGGGAAGTAAATTGATTGGGAAGTCGATACAAGGTGCTTCTTTGAGAAGTTTGAAGGGTCTTTTCCTTGTGGAGATACGACGAAAGAAAAAGGATATTACGCCCGTGCCTCCTGATATGATTTTAGAAAAAGGAGACAAACTATTCTTTGCCGGAGACCCGGCGGGAGTAGCCGAACTGACTTCCCCTTCTTTAGGTCTTTCCTTACCTCAGGAATGTCAACTTCCAAAGGAGAGTCAATCACGGGTGATCGAACTCGTAATTGCTCCTCAATCCAATTTAATCGGAGAAATTGTTAAAAATACCGACTTCCGCAATCGTTACAATGGGGCCATAATGGGCATCCACAGAGGTGAAGAGAGGTTGAAAGGAAAAATCGGTGATGTAGAGCTTCGAGGAGGGGATGTTCTCTTAGTTCTCTCTGGAAATGGCTTCATTAAAAGGGTAGAAGCCAGCCAAAATTTCTATATCCTATCTCAAGTTAAGGAAGTACATAACCTCTCTTGGTGGAAAACGCTGGTGATTATCGGGGGTTTATTATTGGCCATTCTTTTGGCTGCCACCAATGTGGTTCCTCTGTTCATTTCTCTGGTAGCGCTTATTACCGTTTGCATTTTGCTAAATCTTATCAAGACCAGGGAAATAAAGGAGAATGCAGACATGAATCTTATTGTCATTATTGCGCTCGGATTAGCCTTGGGAAAAGGAATGATCAATAGTGGATTAGCAGACCTTTTGGCCAATAGTGGACTGAATCTATTGAAACCTTTTGGCGGATATGGGCTCATTGCAGGAATTTTTGTCGTAACCAACTTGCTCTCGGCATTCATGACAAGTAAAGCGGCGGTGGCCATCGTTTTACCTGTGGCTTTAACCATTGCTCATGATATGGGAATGCCCATTGAGCCATTTATTCTGGTGGTAGCTTTTGGTGGAGCGGCCAACTTTATTACTCCTATTGGTTACCAAACCAATTTGATGGTTTACACTCCCGGAGGATATACTTTCAACGATTATTTCAGATTTGGCTTGCCTCTTACCATTATTTGCCTTTTAATTTGCACCCTCGTATTAAATAGCTATTACAACCTCAACTAA
- the cysQ gene encoding 3'(2'),5'-bisphosphate nucleotidase CysQ, whose product MKDLISTAIEAAYLGGLEILDVYDSDFAVETKNDKSPLTLADKRAHLKIVEILGEDLPVLSEEGKSIEFSERADWDRFWMVDPLDGTKEFVKRNGEFTVNIALIEDGKSVGGVIYVPVKKDLYFGAVGMGSYKISNYDGNAYQWYELVGKAESLPASNDSTPYRAVGSRSHMSPETEEFFEELKKEHGEIEIVSMGSSLKICLVAEGSANVYPRFAPTMEWDTAAGHAIAKGAGKNIMDHTTQQEMRYNKENLLNNWFIVN is encoded by the coding sequence ATGAAAGATTTAATCTCTACCGCAATTGAAGCAGCCTACTTAGGTGGCCTCGAAATTCTAGATGTTTACGATAGTGATTTTGCCGTAGAAACCAAAAACGATAAGTCGCCGTTAACGCTAGCTGATAAGAGAGCTCACTTGAAGATTGTAGAAATTCTAGGAGAGGATTTACCTGTTTTGAGTGAAGAAGGGAAGTCTATTGAATTCAGTGAGCGGGCGGATTGGGATCGTTTTTGGATGGTAGATCCGCTCGATGGAACCAAAGAGTTCGTCAAGAGAAACGGAGAGTTTACCGTAAACATCGCTTTGATTGAAGACGGAAAGTCTGTAGGAGGAGTCATTTACGTTCCGGTGAAAAAGGACCTCTATTTTGGAGCAGTTGGGATGGGTTCTTACAAGATCTCAAATTACGATGGTAATGCTTATCAATGGTATGAACTCGTAGGCAAAGCTGAATCTTTGCCAGCTTCAAATGATTCCACTCCGTACAGAGCTGTGGGAAGTAGATCGCATATGTCTCCTGAAACGGAAGAGTTCTTTGAGGAACTCAAAAAAGAGCACGGCGAAATAGAGATTGTTTCCATGGGAAGTTCGCTTAAAATTTGCCTTGTGGCAGAGGGATCAGCTAACGTCTACCCAAGATTCGCTCCTACTATGGAATGGGATACGGCCGCGGGTCATGCTATTGCCAAAGGTGCTGGAAAGAACATTATGGACCACACCACACAGCAAGAGATGAGGTACAATAAAGAGAATCTGCTAAATAATTGGTTCATTGTAAACTAA
- a CDS encoding S41 family peptidase, with translation MNQNSNRNKLIIYYPLMLAFMLVFGIYLGTFFSDDGSRSFLPTRSSSNADKITQIISYIDREYVDTVAKNQMIEKAISSILEDLDPHSYYISAEEMAAYTEPLEGNFEGIGVEFLIQNDTVRVVAALDGGPSQELGIQAGDKIINVDDENIAGVGIKNDDVISRLKGEGGTLVKVDVLRNRKLIPYEIIRGTIPINSIATSQIIDNSIGYIKISRFARTTYDEFAQSAQQLMDEGMSELVIDLRGNGGGYLTAAVQIAEEFLQKGQLIVYTEGKSSPKKSYFASKRGEYSDIPLAILIDQGSASASEILAGAIQDNDRGVIVGRRSFGKGLVQEHMSLPDNSALRLTVARYYTPSGRSIQKPYGEDIDYEADYENRFETGELVSADSIHFPDSLQYVTPGGRIVYGGGGIMPDIFVGLDTVGASEYLSIVSYRGILNQFGFDYADAHRTDLESFEGYKEFERDFNVDTNLFDSFVGYAEEKGVTPDTGGIKLSKEVLELRIKAYIARNIWGNDGFYAIMNDDDKVIREALISISDTASL, from the coding sequence ATGAATCAAAATTCGAACAGAAATAAACTGATTATCTACTATCCGCTAATGCTGGCCTTTATGCTCGTATTCGGTATTTATCTGGGCACCTTTTTCTCAGATGATGGCTCGAGGAGTTTCTTGCCTACACGCAGCTCGTCCAACGCTGACAAGATCACTCAGATCATCAGCTACATTGACCGTGAGTATGTCGATACGGTAGCGAAGAATCAGATGATCGAAAAAGCGATTTCCTCCATTTTGGAAGATCTGGACCCACACTCATACTACATCAGCGCTGAAGAGATGGCCGCATACACAGAACCGCTGGAAGGAAATTTTGAGGGAATAGGTGTAGAGTTCTTGATTCAAAACGACACTGTAAGAGTAGTCGCCGCGCTTGATGGCGGACCCAGCCAAGAGCTAGGTATTCAAGCCGGAGACAAGATCATTAATGTCGATGATGAAAACATCGCGGGTGTAGGAATTAAGAATGATGACGTGATTTCCCGACTCAAAGGTGAGGGTGGAACTTTGGTGAAGGTCGATGTTCTACGAAATCGCAAGCTTATTCCTTATGAAATCATCAGAGGTACTATTCCTATCAATAGCATAGCCACTTCTCAAATTATTGACAATTCGATTGGCTACATTAAAATCAGCAGATTTGCACGGACCACTTATGATGAATTTGCCCAAAGTGCCCAACAACTTATGGATGAGGGTATGAGCGAATTGGTGATAGATCTGAGAGGGAATGGCGGTGGATACTTGACTGCTGCAGTGCAAATCGCAGAAGAATTTCTGCAAAAAGGGCAACTCATTGTCTACACCGAAGGAAAGTCCAGTCCTAAAAAATCATATTTCGCATCCAAGAGAGGGGAATACTCGGATATTCCTTTGGCTATCTTAATTGACCAAGGATCAGCCTCAGCATCTGAGATATTAGCTGGGGCCATTCAGGACAATGATAGAGGAGTGATAGTTGGTCGTCGATCCTTTGGAAAAGGACTCGTTCAAGAACACATGAGCCTACCTGATAATTCAGCATTACGGCTTACTGTAGCTCGTTACTACACACCTTCAGGCCGAAGTATCCAGAAACCATACGGTGAAGATATCGACTACGAAGCCGATTACGAAAATCGATTTGAAACAGGTGAACTCGTTTCTGCAGACAGCATCCATTTTCCTGATTCGCTCCAGTACGTGACCCCTGGCGGACGCATCGTTTACGGAGGTGGTGGGATCATGCCCGACATTTTCGTTGGACTTGATACCGTGGGAGCGTCTGAATACTTAAGCATAGTAAGCTACCGAGGCATTCTGAACCAATTCGGCTTCGACTATGCCGACGCTCATCGAACAGACCTTGAAAGTTTTGAAGGTTACAAAGAGTTTGAACGCGACTTTAATGTGGACACAAACCTATTTGACAGTTTTGTGGGTTATGCTGAAGAGAAGGGGGTTACTCCCGACACAGGCGGTATCAAACTTTCAAAAGAAGTCTTGGAACTTCGCATAAAAGCTTACATCGCCAGAAACATTTGGGGCAACGATGGCTTTTACGCCATTATGAATGATGACGATAAGGTGATTAGGGAAGCTCTGATTTCCATTTCAGATACGGCATCTTTATAG
- a CDS encoding dCMP deaminase family protein gives MIAEGVLTFENKAKQHRYDVAYLRMAAEWSKLSHCNRKQVGAIIVKNGMIISDGYNGTPAGFDNCCEDGTGETHWFVLHAEANAITKVARSTNNAQDATLYLTLSPCKDCSKLILQAGILRVVFAKLYKDGEGVKLLRDAGIEVEHIEQPE, from the coding sequence ATGATTGCAGAAGGAGTTCTAACATTTGAAAACAAGGCAAAACAGCACCGATATGACGTGGCTTATTTACGAATGGCAGCTGAGTGGAGCAAATTGTCGCATTGCAATAGAAAGCAAGTAGGAGCTATTATTGTAAAGAATGGCATGATCATTTCTGATGGATACAACGGTACGCCTGCGGGATTTGACAATTGCTGTGAAGATGGTACAGGAGAAACGCATTGGTTTGTGCTTCACGCTGAAGCGAATGCTATAACCAAGGTGGCCCGCTCGACCAACAATGCACAGGATGCTACGTTATACTTAACCTTATCTCCTTGCAAAGATTGCAGCAAGCTTATTCTTCAAGCCGGTATCCTGAGAGTGGTATTTGCCAAACTCTACAAAGACGGTGAAGGCGTTAAGCTGTTGAGAGATGCGGGAATAGAAGTTGAACACATTGAACAACCGGAATGA
- a CDS encoding ribose-phosphate pyrophosphokinase has protein sequence MSNSVKIFAGSASEDIGTRIARAYGQELGNLKMSKFSDGEFQISYEESIRGNDVFIIQSTFPPSDNLMELLLMVDAAKRASAKRIVAILPYFGFARQDRKDKPRVAIGAKLVANLLTAAGVDRVMTMDLHADQIQGFFEVPVDHLFASSIFLPFIETLDTSNLIMAAPDTGGTKRANAYAKYLNVDMAICYKQRKVANQIESMTVIGDVEGKDVLLVDDIIDTAGTLTTAADMMMDRGAKSVRALCTHAVLSGPAYDRIEKSTIKELIVTDTIPLKKKSDKIRVLTIADLFADVIHSAINYQSISKYFIVS, from the coding sequence ATGAGTAACTCAGTCAAAATATTCGCAGGAAGCGCATCCGAAGATATCGGAACGAGAATCGCGCGAGCGTACGGTCAGGAATTAGGAAATCTGAAGATGTCCAAATTCAGTGACGGTGAGTTCCAGATTTCTTACGAGGAGAGTATTCGTGGAAACGATGTTTTTATCATCCAGTCCACCTTTCCACCCTCAGATAATTTGATGGAACTGCTCCTCATGGTAGACGCTGCCAAAAGAGCGTCTGCCAAAAGAATTGTTGCCATACTGCCTTATTTTGGTTTTGCCAGACAAGACAGAAAAGATAAGCCACGAGTAGCAATCGGTGCCAAATTGGTAGCCAACTTACTCACTGCGGCAGGAGTTGATCGGGTGATGACTATGGATCTTCATGCAGATCAAATCCAAGGATTTTTTGAAGTACCCGTAGATCACCTCTTCGCATCTTCCATTTTCTTGCCTTTCATCGAGACTCTTGATACTTCAAACTTGATTATGGCTGCCCCTGATACGGGAGGAACCAAGCGGGCAAATGCTTACGCCAAGTATCTGAATGTGGACATGGCCATCTGCTACAAGCAGAGAAAAGTCGCCAACCAAATTGAGAGCATGACGGTAATCGGAGATGTGGAAGGAAAAGATGTACTACTAGTAGACGACATTATTGATACAGCAGGTACATTGACTACTGCTGCTGACATGATGATGGACCGAGGTGCTAAAAGCGTTCGTGCTCTTTGCACCCACGCAGTACTTTCAGGACCAGCTTACGATAGAATCGAAAAGTCTACTATCAAAGAATTGATTGTTACCGACACCATTCCTCTTAAAAAGAAGAGTGATAAAATCCGTGTATTGACCATTGCAGATCTTTTTGCAGACGTTATTCACAGCGCGATCAATTACCAATCCATTAGCAAATATTTTATCGTTTCATAA
- a CDS encoding 50S ribosomal protein L25 — MKTVSLSGSPRENVGKKDASLVRAEGNIPCVLYGGEDQKHFSINAIDFNKFIYTPDVFIYELDLGGTKVKAIIRDIQFHPVTDETIHVDFLELIEGKSVRMELPLRLSGNSIGVRNGGRLLANFRRVNIKGIPADLPEAVEVDISKLRIGQFIRVEDLSLPSATILHNPKAVVVGVKMARGAVDEDEEEEGEEGEEGAEGEAAEASSEAPAEE; from the coding sequence ATGAAAACAGTATCGTTGAGCGGTTCTCCCAGAGAGAACGTAGGGAAAAAAGATGCTAGTCTCGTCAGAGCAGAGGGAAATATTCCTTGTGTTCTTTACGGTGGCGAAGACCAAAAACACTTTTCCATTAATGCCATAGATTTTAACAAGTTCATCTACACGCCGGATGTATTTATCTATGAATTGGACTTGGGCGGAACAAAGGTGAAAGCGATCATTCGCGATATCCAATTTCACCCGGTAACCGATGAAACAATCCACGTTGATTTCTTGGAGCTGATTGAAGGAAAATCTGTTAGAATGGAGCTTCCTCTAAGATTATCAGGAAATTCAATCGGAGTAAGAAACGGGGGGCGCCTTTTGGCAAACTTCCGTCGAGTTAATATCAAAGGTATCCCTGCCGATCTTCCGGAAGCAGTAGAAGTTGATATTTCAAAACTACGTATTGGTCAATTCATTCGAGTTGAAGACTTGAGCTTACCATCCGCTACGATTCTGCACAACCCAAAAGCGGTAGTAGTAGGAGTGAAAATGGCCCGTGGTGCTGTTGATGAGGACGAAGAAGAAGAAGGTGAAGAAGGTGAAGAGGGTGCTGAAGGCGAAGCTGCTGAAGCCTCTTCTGAAGCTCCTGCCGAAGAATAA
- the pth gene encoding aminoacyl-tRNA hydrolase: MKYLVVGLGNVGDKYLNTRHNIGFKVADALVERSAALFSEERYGAVSTIKHRGRTLIILKPNTFMNLSGKAVNYWLQKEKIPIEKLLVVTDDLALPYGKQRLRMKGSDGGHNGLKNINAILGRQDYARLRVGIGDQFHKGGQIDYVLGDWSPAENKILSERIDVAADTCLSFCSIGGPQTMTTFNNK; encoded by the coding sequence TTGAAATATCTCGTAGTCGGTTTGGGCAATGTGGGTGATAAGTATCTCAACACCCGCCACAATATAGGATTCAAAGTAGCCGACGCTCTCGTAGAGCGATCGGCTGCTTTGTTTTCAGAGGAAAGGTATGGCGCTGTATCGACCATAAAACACAGGGGTAGAACCTTGATTATTTTGAAGCCAAACACATTTATGAATCTCAGTGGAAAGGCTGTGAACTACTGGCTCCAGAAAGAAAAGATTCCCATTGAAAAGCTTCTTGTAGTAACGGATGATCTGGCTTTGCCTTATGGCAAGCAGAGGCTACGAATGAAAGGAAGCGATGGCGGTCATAATGGCCTCAAGAATATCAATGCCATTTTGGGAAGGCAAGATTATGCTCGCCTTAGAGTGGGTATAGGAGACCAGTTTCACAAGGGCGGGCAAATAGATTATGTATTGGGCGATTGGTCCCCCGCCGAGAACAAGATCCTTTCAGAAAGAATTGATGTTGCCGCTGATACTTGTCTCTCTTTCTGTTCGATCGGTGGGCCTCAAACAATGACAACTTTTAATAACAAATAG